CCCCGAGGGCGGCGCCGGAAACACGGAGAAGGCCCAGAACGGCGCGGGACCCGAGAGGCCTACGCTGGCAAACGCAGCCCGCTGCGTGTCTGCCGGCTTCCCCGGGACCTGGAGTGGCTCCTGTCGCTTCTGGCGCTCCAATTTCGAGAAATGACTTTCAGCTGTGCAAGGCGAGAATGCTACTTTAAACGATTAGAAAAATCTCTCGAATGGCTCCCCAAAATAAGGTCCTTGTTTCAGAGGCCACAGGAAGCCACCAGCCGAACTCTGATACCAAAAAGGAGACCAAGAAGCGGAATGTGGCTTGGTGACCAGTTTGGTATTGCCAAACTTTCAGCTTTTATTAAAGCTGAAACACCTTGGCTGTTTAAAACGTTCGACAAGGACTTTTTATGAACGTTAACGGCCCAGCACACGGGCTTGTTAGGAAAATAAAGGCAGGACATCAGGACGTGGTGGTGAACAGCCCGCCTGCCCCTTGTGCAGGTCCATTCATGAACCTCGAGTTGGAGGCCTTTCTTCTGAAACTCAGAATCTAGTAGGGAAGACCTGTGTAGACGAATAAATACATCACAGCTTGTTAAGTGCTGTGACAAAGACGCGGTGAAATCCTGCTTGAGGTCATCTGCCTTGCTAAAGAGTTTTGACTATGTTGTAGGCGCAGGGTTAGGGATAGGGTAGGGTTAGACTCTGTAATGGAAAGTTATGTGATCAGATTTCTATTTAGGAAGATCATTGGCCGGGccgggtggctcacgcccataatcccaacagtttgggaggtggagacggtggattgcttgaggctaggattttgagaccagcctggccaacatggtgaaaccccctctctactaaaaatttaaaaattaacggggcgtggtggtgcgagcctgtaattccagctacttggaggctgaggcgggagaatagcttgaacccagtgccgcaggctgcagtgagccgagattgcgccactgcactccagcctgggcgacagagcgagattccatctgaaaaaaatcattgtaagtaattggattttttttttttttttttttttttttttttggtaatgttCTGAGGATAGGCTTTCTAGACCGAATCATCACTCAAGGCCAATTCCAACACAGTTCAGTTTAAATCAGAATACATTCAAGTGATAATTAGTTACCTTTTTAAATAGTTCATAGAGAACTTTTCGTAGACATTATCTGTTTTAATTCTGATTGTAATCCACATGAATTCTCTTATCCACAGTAAGGAACAGTAATTTAGAAGACTCTAATAAACTgttccaagatcacacagctagtaaaagTGCAACTCAACCTTAAACTCCAGAGTCAACCTTTTCCATCTATCATGTGGACTCATTTTAATagtaatagttattttaaaattctagagaaaaatgtggaaaacaatTTCCTTACAACAGGTGACCAGCTGTGgatgttatttttattccattaacCAACATTTATTGGGTCCCTGttatataaaagataaaactgGGTTCAGCCTTCAAAGAGTTcacttgaaatttaaaatttatttgaaaatttagtaCTTCCTACTCTTTTAATAGCTATTTCAGCACTGTTGGTCTTGTATAACAAGGTGATAAATTTCTTAACAATGACAGTACCACAATTCTGTATATGGATTGGGCATTCTGTGATCTTTGGGTGGTTTATCTTGCTACCTTTCTTACCTTGGGGATTTAGTTAACATTTATCTTCCTCCCTTGAGCAGTGAAGTAAAATCTAAGTTTATGTTTCAGTTCTATTTTGAGTATTTTGAGTTACTAAAACTCTAAGGAAGTCAGTTTGACCTCATTTCCAACTGAGAGATTCCACTGCTCTCATTCAAGACTAATTTTCTGATTCTAAGGAAAAagggaagtcttttttttttccttcctctctttctttttgaatgAATAATGCTTGACATGGACAACACAGACTTGTAGTGAATACAGAGCGTCCTAGTgatgaaaccacctttgcaaaaattacaacagaaaattatgacagtgaaagagatctgacctcaccaactccatcttgcttctaaactccaagctgtccttgttcattcctgggtataggcagaactaactttgggaggaacttagtttatagtataagtttgaaacaaagatgataacagcccaTTCTGAAAACAAACCCCCTTCTAGCCTGGAGaccagactgcctttgtaggactaacaaattagccacaagattagaaattatggtttggGAGTCATGCAACTAGAGGCCACAAGATTCTAAACCTCCCCAATTGCTCCTaaggataacatcactattgtaaaacccaAGATTGGTGCTTGAGACGTTTTTCAGACCCGCACTCATAGATCAGCTAGCACCACTGAGatggataaactggctcatctagTCCTTTGGCCCCCACCCaagaactgactcagtgcaagaggacAGTTTCAGTTCCCTGTGATTTCATGTCACACCAGAGCAATCAATTCTCCCCACTCCCTGGTCTTCTACTCCccaaattatcctttaaaaatccCAGTCTCTGAATTTTCAGGAGACTGctttaagtaataataaaactctggtctcctgtttagccagctctgtgtgaattaaactCTTCATTGCAGTTCCTCTGTCTTGATGAATCCACTGTGTCTGGGCAGCGGGCAAGATGAACTCGTTGGGTGGTTACAGTGACACAAGGAACCCCTGGGGTCAAGACCTCCTCGAAGCCAGCCCCACTTGAGACCtgttaaccaaaaaaaaaaaaaaatccttttcttaTTTAAGTCTAGTTTTCTTTTACTTGCACCATGAAGCAGCCTAAATGATACGGAAGTTTTATTGCCAAATCTACCAGTTACAGTCTTAAGAAAGTTGCAAAGGACAAACTCAGAGCAAAGATTTTCAGTCTTCATAAATTCAAAATGTATGCTTTTATCGTGtctgagaaaagaaagcaatcaaTATATTCACATCTTTTTCTGggtatatgtgatttttttccattgGATAATGAATAGTAAACACTTTTACAATAGCAAGTTGACAAAATGAGcatgtataaaattaaaatatatcaactaTTAAATAAATGCCAGGCATTATGCTACAAACCATATATGCATTATTTCAATTAATCTAACTACTCTAAATAGATACATcatttgcattttacagatgagaaaaatgacgTTCAAAGAAGTGACGTCATGTTCTCTGATTCTGTCTATATTGGGTACCTGGTGACGATTTCCCTCTGTCTAATACCTTAAACATCTGTTCACCTGCATGCTGCTTCTGTTCTGGACCTCTGCGCTGGACATAGTCCCAACAGAGTGGCttgctgggaggagggagatacTTTTCAGATAAAGCACTAGCACTTCATCCTAACAACTTCTTCATACTGAGGcaacatttttaaatacacacagAATGCCTAGGATTCAACTGTTGAGAAAAACTGATGTAAGTCTGTTTGTCTCAAAGAAAGCTGTCAGGAACTACAGTTTTATTAACCTAAATGAACACCTGGTTTGATGATGActatgtaaatgtatttttagctaattaatttatttctgccCATCagccaatgagtggataaagaaaatgtaatatatatacactatggaatactactcagccgtaGAAAGGAACAAAGTAATGGTGTtggcagcaacctggatggaattggagaccattattctaagtgaagtaactcaagaatggaaaagcaaatattgtatgttctcactcataagtgggagctaagctgtgaggatgcaaaggcataagaatgatatagtGGACTCTGGGAACtcgaggggtgagggataaaagactacacattgggtacagtgtgcactgcttgggtgatgagtgcaccaaaatctcagaactcaccactgaagaacttccCCATGTAACCAGAAACCACCTGTTCCACAAAAACTATcgaaataacattttttaaactttactaTTTCTGGGTAAAATTTACATagatttctcagaaaaaaaaaatatttagaattgagGTATCTATTAGAGAACTGAGTTAAATTATTACCACTTAAAAACACAAAGTGGTATAGCCACTTTATGAATTTATCAGTTAGCAATGGTTAGGTTAAGCTTAGTGGTTTATAACCAAATCTTAGTAGTTTATAATAACAAATGTGTATTGTTAATTCCCACTACAAATTTATCAAGACATTGCTGGATGCTACACTCCATGTCTCTTTGTGGGACCCAGGCTCATGGGACTTCCATTATCTGcattagagagaaagagaagccaACAAAACTTGCACTGGTTCTTGAAGCTTTGGCCCAGAAGTAAAATATATCTTCTCTGTTCACATTGCATTGGGCCAAGGAAATTATCGTGGCCGCAAGTGACTTAAAAAGGATGGGGAAGTGCAATCTTGGCATTgtcagaagaaatgaaaacatttagtGAAGAGCATTAATGACTGTCttcacaggaaaaaaacagaatcaaATAGACATGATTTCTTGTTTCAGTTTCATCATTTCCTACTGTGTTACCTaaactttctgagcctcagtttcttattACTAAAATAGAATCATGATAAAGGTGATATTCACTTCAAGGACTTTGTGTTAactatggtaaaaaaaaaaaaaaaaaaaaaaattgaaaactgtaGCAAGTTATGCAAATTAGAAATGTATAATATTACTGCTTTGAAAGTGATGGTGAAATGTAGAATAATTGAGAGGATAACGCAAAGCACTTATACCAGGAAGCTTTTAGCTGCAGATAATAGAAATGAACTTCCACTACTTTAATCAGTAAAAAAGTGTGTTGGCTCACAAATTTGTCATCCAGACATAAAGGAGGCTTCAGAATTTTTTGACTCAGGAGTTGAATGTTAGTATCGAGGACCTagatttttctcatctgcacttCAATTCTCAATGCCCGATTCAACATCAGGCTGTAGTAAGATGGCTAGAGTGATTCCAGGGATAACAtctagagagaaaaaagagaactcCTTTTCTTACGATTTTTCTCTTAAGAGAAAAGGAACTTCCCAAAAGCCCCCAGCAAGCATGCCTTCACATCCCATGGCCAGAAGTGGCTCACATACAGTACCCTGAGCTAAGCACTGCAAACAGGAATGGGATTGCCCGTAGGCCTCAGAGATCACCTGGATCTTGGGAAGGTGTCAGCTCTACCTGTGGCATTTGGCTGAGTGGGAAAGGGATGGAAACATGAATAAAGTAAGAattaggaaggaaaaggagaaatggaTCCAGGGTAGGAAGCCAATAGTTGTAGTTATCTCAAATATGATTGATTTCATCTTTATAAATGTGATGACCTAATTTAATACATTCAATCAATGAAGTAAAAGAAAGTGCAAGGACAATATGACATCTGTCATTCTCTGTTGAGATTTGAGAGATAATACCAAGAACGTGTGGTGACCTGGGTCCTCACTGCTactgtctttctgtacctggacACTTCCTAGCAAGAGACTTCAACTTCAGAACAAAGAGGATCCCAACTTGTACCTGCATTATACACACCCCAGCCGCACACATAAGTTGCTTTCTAATTATTCCTCTTTAAGAAGTTGTTTGTAGAATATCTatgtataaatggaaaaatagaaaattaaaataacaaaaataagtaacACCATGTATTGAGTGTCTACTGCATGCTAGGTGCTGTGCTAAGTGTTCTACATATATTGCCATTGTGCTGCCAATGACTCTGCAATCAAGATGTTCCCATTCCTACTTTACAgctaaggaaaccaaggctcagagaaataACATATTTTGCACAAGATTATCCAACTGGTAAAATCTGGAGTCCGAATTTGAACCAGAGTCCACTCAACACACTTTCACCTCTACACCAGTGCTTTCTGAGtttgctgcacattagaatcacctcaggaacttaaaaaaaaaatcccaggtgATACCCCATAGCAAGAAAAGTAGAAAGTCGGGCAGGGGAAGAGGAACCCAGGCATCAGTACTTCTTAAAGTCCCCAGGTAATTCCAATATGGAGGAAAGTTTGGGAACCATTGTGCTATATTATGTTGCCTCTTCAGCCAGGAATTTAAACCAGAATCTTTTCTTCCAAGGCCAAGAGCAGTGAATGATAGCTTAGGGGCTTATGGTGTATACTCTCATtcccaagtgatcctctttcTCAGGAGTTCTGCTTTAGAGTAACTAATTTCAAGTTTCCCTTTCACTGCATTTCTCACCCATCCAAAGCTAAAAATATTACAGGAGACTTTTGTCAACAGGAAGAATGGACACCTGAACCATCTCAGAAGAACTTTTGAATTCATGATCAATGGCATGTTTTCCCTAATTAGGATCAATGATCAATGGTTTGTTTTCCCTAATTAGGATaaaaaagccagaaaaaatattaagtttaattttcttcttacaaAGTAATCACTCAGACTCACCTGGAATTTAGAGAGCATTTAATTtctggcctcatttttttttttttttgctttgtaatttttattttaatataattttggaCTTACTATAAAACTTATTAAAAGGACAAAGAACTTCCATATACCCCTCACCCCGATTCtataattattcacattttaccaTATTTTATGGTTTATGCATATTTTTTGTGAACCACCACAATGCAATTATCAAAATCAAGTTATAATACTTCTCCCTAATAATCAGACCTTACTCATATTTTTGCACACATTTTTTTGTCTTGTTCCCCTATATTTTTTACGTATAACCTCCAAAAAGGTTTATAGCTGAAAGTTATAGATAAAGCATAAAGTGAATAGTAAAATGAGAAGCCTTAATTCAACTGTTATTAATGATATTAAATGTTAGTGACCAAGCATTCCATTTAAAAGGAAGAGATTACCAGAATGGATTAAGAGGCAAATCTTAGCCATCTGACATCTGTAAGATGTTTGTTaaattaaaagatatatttaaatgtCTTCTGGCCTCTATTTGCTTCTGATAAGCAATTAGAGGCCATTCAGATCTTTGTTTGCCTTTATGTTTCCTTATatgtcatttgtcatttttgctGTCTGCCTTAAagaatttctctttatttttggttttccataATTTGTGATATGACTAGACACGATTTTCATCTGATTTTTCCTGCTCAGCACTTTCTGACCTTTAGAAATCTGTAAGTATATGTCTTTCACAAAATTTGGGAAGTTTGGGACCattatttctccaaataattttattttactctgttTCTCTTGGTTTCCAATTAAATATGTCACACCTTTTGATATTATATGCAGCTAACCAAACCTCTGTCctctttttccattattttttctctgaccTTCAGGTTGATAAGTTCTGTTGATCTATCTCCCATGTTCCCTGATTCCTTCTTCTGTCACATCCACCCTTCTGTTAAAATCAtctcatgatttatttttaagttctcaaattttatttttttccttataatttctgtttctgaTGAGATTtcctatttgcttatttattacaGATGCATTTTCCTTTATGTCTTTAAGCACAGTTATAATAGCTACTTTGAAATTTTGTCTGCTGATTTGAATATCTGGAGTATCTTGATGTTAATTCTCAttaattttcccatttatttttattatgactcatgttttcttatttcttaaatgtCTAGCAATCTTGTGGTTGTATCCTAGACATTTGAGAAATATAGTGCAGAGATTCCTGATTCTATTATGTTCCTCTGACAAGCAttagagggttttttgtttctttgttttgttttaacaggtAGTTCCTTTGGCTGTATTCATACTCcaaacattttctctcctttcatgGGGAGCAACTAAAATCTCATATAGTTCTTTAGCCTTTGCTGAAAGGATTGAATCTGCCTCACACATGCATAGTTCAGAGATCAACCAGTGATTTAGGCAGAGTATGCTGAATTTGTTGCTTTTTCTCTGTTGATCTCTCCTTTTCAGAGCCCTCTCCCCTTACTTTTACCTGCTAAAGTATCCCTGAACTCTGCCTTCTGGGACTGAAAGTGGGATTTTAAATAAACTATAGATGGCTTCCTTTAtttggttattattatttaaaatttgaaggAAGCGATGGTCATTTTTGGTGACTAGTCATTTTTGATGACTAATTTAAGTGTCATTTAAAGtttcatttcctttaaattaacattttttgtcATTCCATTCAAGTGCCTACTCACAATGGCAATAAGAATATGCTATGAACACTTAACCTCCCACACTAGAATTTTAAATCTGAGTTCTTTTCCAATGCTGTTTTGGTGAATTTCAGTGTGGGAGGTGAGATGATTTAAAGCTTTAGATTTTCTGTTATAGTCAAAGGCATAATTTATCTGACATCTTTGTTCATCCTGCATAAGGAATAACActagaataatgtttttaaataacatgtgtccacataatgacatttttttcttttcaattctatCCAAACTAAAATAGCTCCGAAGTGTTTACTTATCATAACTGTTAAGAAATTATacttgccaggcgtggtggcttatgcctgcaattccagcacttcgggaggtcgagatgggtgacctccacttgaggtcaggagtttgagaccagcctggccagcatggtaaaaccccatctttactaaaaatacaaaaaagtagctgggtgtggtggtgggcgcctgtaatcccagctactcgggaggctgagccaggagaatcacttgaacctgggaggtggaggttgaagtgaaccaagatcacaccattgctctccaacctgggcaacaagaatgaaactcaagaaagagagagagaaagagagagacaggaaggaaggaaaaggaaaggaagaggaggaggaaggggaggaagaagaaaagaagagaagataaaTTAT
This is a stretch of genomic DNA from Macaca nemestrina isolate mMacNem1 chromosome 19, mMacNem.hap1, whole genome shotgun sequence. It encodes these proteins:
- the LOC105489358 gene encoding uncharacterized protein — its product is NRKSHPSLRQGKRRAEGVNLNTLSASGSKAGDVDPGGASGISRGSQNGFFPGRSRLLPALSLHPALALNKGPRGRRRKHGEGPERRGTREAYAGKRSPLRVCRLPRDLEWLLSLLALQFREMTFSCARRECYFKRLEKSLEWLPKIRSLFQRPQEATSRTLIPKRRPRSGMWLGDQFGIAKLSAFIKAETPWLFKTFDKDFL